The window AGCGGTGGGGCAGTCGACATCATGTTGAATGTCAGATTGCAATCGCGGGCAAGCCCGCTCCCACAGGGTTTTGTATTGGTTCTAGGAACCTTTTTTGCCTTTCTCGTTGGCCGGGTCGTAGACCTTGGTCAGGTCACCCCCGAGGCGGAAGGTCTTGAACGGCTGCATCTCGTGTTTTTTCTCGAGCACATCCGGCGAGCAGGTGTAGAGCGTGCAGAACGGTTCCAGCCAGGCGAATTTCGAATCGACCTTGAGGTCGGTCATGTCCTGTTCTTTACCGTTCTTCTTCTCGAATTCGTCCGGGTCTTCTACCCCCGATAGCACTCGATCACCCAGGCGTTTCAGCGCGCCGTTGTTTTCCTGGCGCAAATCCACACCGTTGACCTGCGCAAAACTGGCGATCATCGCCAGCGGCGGCAGGGCGTAGTTGTGATAGGCGAGGGCGCGTTGCTGGCGCTTGAGTTCGTTGGGCAGGAAACCCTGGGCGTCAATTTGATTGGCGGCGACCTTGAATTCCTTTACCGACCAGTCGAACAGGTCGCGGCGGTTGGTGGCGATGGACGTTGCCATCACCGACCAGGCGGACCAGTACGAGTGGTTGTTGGTTTTTTCCAGCGGCAGGTTGTCCCAGTCGCTGACCACCTGATCCGCCATTTTGCTGAACCAGGCTTCAATCAACTGCGACTCTTGCTGATGGTTGGCCAACGGATGCGAGTCGGAGAACTTCAGGCGCAGGTACGAAGACGCCATGCTGCCCAATGCCCATTTGCGCATGGACTTGCCGGTGTGGTTGAAGTCCTTGGACATCAGCGCGTCGGCCTTGGCCCACGCGGTCAACCAGTTCAGGGTGCATTCCAGTTGTTCCGGACGACCGTCACGCATGAACTGCATCACGCGCTTGCTGGTGCCGCGCTCAATCTTGGTGATGTCGGCGGTGGTGTCGCGGAAGGCTTTTTCCGAGGCTTCGTTCAGGGTCGAACGGGCCTTGTCGGAGCCTTCGTACTTGCTGCGAAATTGCAGCGAACCGGTGTACGGCGTCGGCACCGCATCACAGCCTTCGCTCTTGTCGCCGGTTTTGACTTTTTCAATCGGCGCGAAGTAGCCCTGGGGCGGACGCAGGGGCGCGGCGGCCTGCGTGGCGCCGGCGAACATCGCCAGCGTCAGCAGTGACGGTGCGAGTAATCTTTTCAAAGTTCGGGTTTGCATAATTGCCTCATTGCCCGGCCGAAGCGGTACGCTGCCCAGCGCCAGGGAATACGTTGCGTTTGCAGATTTTCGCTTCGACTTTCTGTGGCGTGGCACCTGCTTCAGGGCCCTGGATTTCGACGGCCAGCAAATTCTGCGTGGCCCAGTCTTCGTCCGTACGCAACTCAAAGGCAAAGCGCCCGTCGGTGTCGGAAGTTTCCGGTTTTTCGATTTTGATGTCCTCGTGGCGACCGTTCATGTACCAGAGGGTGGCTTGCAGGACTTTCACCGACGCATCGGCGAACTGGATGTCGACCTGGTGACTGCCGTTTTGCAGGTTCAGGTTCTTGCTGTTGACCATTAATTCGTTCTTGCCCGGTTTCAACGTGGTGCTGCCGGTCATCTGTGCATCCTTTCCTTCGCAACCGTTGTCCAGCAACGCCATCATCTGGCGGTAGGTGGTTTCCTGGTCTAGGCGATAGAGCGGCGAGAATTCCCAGATCAGAATCTTCGGCGGCTTGGTCTGGAACTCTTCGCTGCCCAGGTACTGCAGCATCGAACCTTCCAGGCCACCACCGGGGAACGCCACGTTGAGGATGTCGGCGCCGATGGCCTCTTCGAGGAAACCGGCGAAGTTGTAGTTCTTGCCACTGTGGCTGGTGCCGACCAGGGTGATCTCTGGATTGCCGGAGTCACTGAACAGGTCGCCGTCGGCGGCTTCGCCCTTTGGCTCGGTGGTGAACTGATCCATGTACTGGATCGCGTAGCTGGTGCCACAGAGTTGACCGGCCATGTTGTGTAATGTTCCGGTCTTGCCCATGCGACCCGACTTATGGCTCTCGAACTCGCGCTTGGGAATGTCCGCGAACTCAGGCAATTGCTTGATTTTCTCGCCGACGATTTTCGCTGTGCGCTGGGCGCCATACGGCGTCCAGTGTTGGTCGCCGCGGAAGTAGAAGTCGTGGGCCGGCAGGGTGTCGGGCAGCGATTCATTGGTCAGCGGCGACAGGTCCGGCACCACATAACCCATGGCGGCGAAACGGCCGAGCATGGTCTTGTAGTTCTTCAGCGCCTTGTCGAAATCGAACTTGGCTTTGTCTTCCGGATTGAGCTTGTTGCGGTTCACCAGGCCACGGGTCGGCTGGTAAACGACGACCAGTTCCACGCCTTTGCTCTTGAACGCATCGTGCAGTTCTTTCATGCGTTTGTAGCCGGCGGGGGTGGTGTCGAATTCGGTGCGCAAGTCTTCTTGCGTACGGAACAGCCAGTCGCCCTGAGCCTGCACCAGCGTGGTGAAGTTCTGCTGGTAGCGCGTGGTGTAGTTCTTCGCGTCGTGAGCTTCGGGGCACAGGTTGCAGCACGGTTCGGCGCTGAAGCTGGGCGCCTTGACTTCATCGGCACGGACGCCGGCGCTGGCCGCGAGAATGCCGGCGGTCAGGGCCGACAGGCTGAGTAATTTGATCAAGTGTGGGTGCATAAAATTATCCTCAGTCCTGCATTTCGGTCTGGCGTTCGACAGGGTCGATCAGCACGGCTTTCTGCTGGCGCACCAGCAGGTCGAGAATTTCATCCTGGCGCTCGCCAAGAATCCCGTTGAAGCTGATGCCGCTGGATTTGGTCGGCGCGAGCATGGACACGCGATACAACTCGACGCTCAGCGGCGAGTCGATGGACAGCGGTCCGCTGCCGTTGCCGGCCAGTTCGCCGCCGACGATGATCAGCGACACCTGGGCGTCGAACGGGTCGAGCTTGATGTCCCGGTCGGTGTCGCTCAGGTCCTTGATGTGGCCGTAGACGCCGGTCAGACCGTTGGCCATGGCGAGGTTTTCGTAGAGGCGGATGTTCACGCTGTTACGAATACGGATGCCGTGGCGACGGTTACTGATCACCTTGTTGCCGTAAATCAGATTGTCGCCACTCTCGTAGAGAGTGATGCCGTCCGTGTGGTTCTTGTAGATCTCGTTGTAGGCGATCAGGTTGTTCACGCTGTTACGGTCGATCACCAGGCCCGACAACTTGTTGTCGTAGCTGCGGTTGTTGAAGATGAAGCTGTTGTTGACCTCACGGGAAATAATGATCCCGTGCTTCTTCTTGGTCCCGTACACCGTGTTGTCGGCAATGATCAGACCGTGGGAACGGTCATGCGGGTCGATGCCGTAGACGATGTTGTCTTTGTAGGTGTTGCCCTTGACCACGAAGTCTTGGGTTTCGTAGCAGTAGAAGCCGTACCACATGTCCGAGAACTCGGAGCCGACGATCCAGCCCGTCGGTTCAGGACGCTTGAGGACCTTGGCCATGTTCGGCGTGTACTGGGAAATACTCACGCCGTAGGACTTACTGTTGGCGTAGCCGAAACTGGCGATCTTGCTGTTGGCGATGTAGGTCTCGGTGCCGCCCCAGGACAGCAGGAACGGACGAAATTCCTTCGGCGACTTGAAGGCCGCCGGGCCGTTTGCCTTCTCGCTCCAGCCAGTGATTTTGGTATCACGCACAAACAGCTGGCCGTCGTTGACCAGGAACGAACCGGACTCTTGGGACAGGCGCAATTCCTGGGTCTGCTTGTCGATCTCCAGGATGCCTTTCTCACCCACCACGATCGGCAACTTCGCCAGGAACACGCCCGGCGAAGTTTCGCTGAAGTACTGCTTGGGTACTTTCTTGGCCAGATCCTTGAGGTTCATGTAGCCGTCGTCGATGAAAATCGCCTGAGGGATACCGTGCTGACGCACTACCCATTCGGCCATCTTGTTATCGCCGCCGATGAAGTCCTTCAGCGCGTTTTCCTGCATCATCCGGCGCACGCTGATTTTGCCGGCCTTGGTGCGCACGACTTTCGCGGCGATGGCTTCGGCGGTATAGCCGGAGGTGTCAGGCAGTTTCGGCGCAGCCAGTTCCAGCGGCTCGGTCGGCGCGCTGCTGACGGTGTAGGTCTTGGCCTGTTGCAGACCCTTGGCGATGGTCGCCGGCTGCCCTTTCTGCACGGGCGCTGACGGCTCCGCCGTGGCGAAGGCCGCCGAACTTGCCAGCAGCATCGCGCCGGCCAGCAAGGTCAACGAGCCTCTCTTCGGACTGTTCATGTCAGGAACTCCCTTCGCGGTTCGCATCAGAAGCGCCAGATCACGTCGATAAACGCGCGGTGCATGTACGAGTCGACGCCTTTGCCATACGCATCGCCCGGCTTGAACACACCGCCACGCAAACGCACGAGGGCCGAAGGCTCATCGATCGACTGACTCAGGGAGGCCGGCAGCAGGCCTTGCTTGAAGTACTTGGTGACGACCACGTCCATTTCCTGGCCGAGGTCTTTGTTGCCATCTTCCAGTGGCAGGGACGTGCTGGAGAGCACGGCGCCGGTCACGTCGTCGGTGTCGTTCTGCACGGCGTTGATGCCGTTGCTGCCGACCGGCTTGTTGCCGTCGACGCGCCAGAATTTGTGGTAGATCACGCTGGCGTCGTATTCGTCGTTGAGCATCCACGAACCGAACAACGTCGCGGTCTGCATGTTGTTCATTTCGCCGCGGAAGGCTTCGCCGAAACGGTGAACCCGCGAGCGAGTACCGGTGTAGTTCGAGCGGTTGCTTTCCAGACCGTTCTGTTCGTAATCGGCACTGGCGCGGGCATAGGCTGCACCGACTTGCCATTGCGGATCGAGGCGCAGACGCACGCCCAGGTCAGTGGCCCAGCCATCGACGTTACCGCTGGTCTTGGCTTGTGCCGGCGGAGTGCCGTCGGCGTTCAGCGGGTTGACCGTGTCGCGGTCGCCGCTCATGCCGGTGACGCTGCCCCAGTAATTGACGGTGTTGGTGTTGCGCCAGTTGTAGGCATCGCTGTCGGCGGTGAGGCCGATCCAGCTGATGTCGCCGTTCTCTTTCTTGTCCAGAGAATCGGCAGGAACTCCTGGCTCTGGATAGTCGAGCTTGCCGTCATCGTGGGTGTGATGACCGCGAATGCCGACCCAGTTGCCCGGCGTCCACTGATACGCCGCATCGGCGTAGGCGTGCAGGCGATCCTTGTCTTTGGGCGCCAGCTCGGTGAGGTCGGTGCGGTATTCGCTGAAGCGTTCGGCGACACCGGCGTTGGCGCGCAACAGGGTGGTGTCGAAGGTCCAGTTCAGGGCTTCAATGTTGGTGTCGCGCCATTGGCCGTCGTCGTTGCGCAGGCGTTGACGACCGAGCTTGAGGATCTCGCCAGGGTACGGCGTCAAGCCGCTGTAGCCGACCCAGAACTCGCGCATCGCCAGGTAGTTTTTCTTGCTCTTGCGATCACCGTTGTCGGTGGCCTGGGTGCCGTCGCTGTCGGACTGCTGAAGGGTGTCGGTCTCGATGATGTCGGTGGACGTCACCGCCTGACCCATCGCGTATCCGCTCCACGCGCCGCTCTCGCCGTAGATCCAGGGACGCAGGTCGAGGCCGACGCCGTTGACGTCGCCGCCGCTCGCGGTACCCAGGTCGGTATCGTCTTCGGACTGGGCAGTGATTTTCACGTCCAGGCCGTAGTTCTGGTTTTCAGTCAGGGCCGCCAGGGTCGGGCACGACCACAAGAGGGCGAATGACAGGCCGATACCGGCCTTAACGAATGGATTCAGCTTCATAGGGATTCCTCGCCGTCTTCTTCTTGCAGGGCGTGCAGTTCCAGCGTGTTCTGGCTCAAGGCACCACGAACGGCCTGTTCTTGTTTCAACAGACGTTGGGCCTCGGCGAGCTGGGCAGGCGGCAGTTGCGCTTCGAGTGTTTGTGCAAGCTCGGTGGCTTGCGGGGTGTTCTGCGCCTTGGCCAATTGGCTGAAGACGTAAGCGTTAAGCGGGTCGGGCTTGGTGCCCTTGCCTTGGGAAAACAGTTGGGCAATGGCGAAGTCGGCGCTGTTCTGGCCGTTACGCGCAGCCTTGAGCAGGTGGTCCAGCGCTTTCTGCGAATAAACCTTGCCCAGGTAACCGCGACGGTAGATCTGGCCGAGGTAGTAATCGGCGGCCACTTCTCTGTCGACGGCTTTCTTGAAGTGTTCTTCGGCGACCTTCGCGTCGGCCGGGACCATTTTGCCTTCGTAGTAGAGCTTGCCCAGCAACAGTTCGGCACGCGGCTGGTCAGCGGCGCGGCCGTTGTCCAGGTACTTCATCATCGTGTCGACGTCGCCCAGTTCCGGGAAGTCGTAGAGCAATTGCGCGAGGCTGACCCAGGAAGCGGGGTAGCC is drawn from Pseudomonas sp. 31-12 and contains these coding sequences:
- a CDS encoding alginate export family protein; protein product: MKLNPFVKAGIGLSFALLWSCPTLAALTENQNYGLDVKITAQSEDDTDLGTASGGDVNGVGLDLRPWIYGESGAWSGYAMGQAVTSTDIIETDTLQQSDSDGTQATDNGDRKSKKNYLAMREFWVGYSGLTPYPGEILKLGRQRLRNDDGQWRDTNIEALNWTFDTTLLRANAGVAERFSEYRTDLTELAPKDKDRLHAYADAAYQWTPGNWVGIRGHHTHDDGKLDYPEPGVPADSLDKKENGDISWIGLTADSDAYNWRNTNTVNYWGSVTGMSGDRDTVNPLNADGTPPAQAKTSGNVDGWATDLGVRLRLDPQWQVGAAYARASADYEQNGLESNRSNYTGTRSRVHRFGEAFRGEMNNMQTATLFGSWMLNDEYDASVIYHKFWRVDGNKPVGSNGINAVQNDTDDVTGAVLSSTSLPLEDGNKDLGQEMDVVVTKYFKQGLLPASLSQSIDEPSALVRLRGGVFKPGDAYGKGVDSYMHRAFIDVIWRF
- the algG gene encoding mannuronan 5-epimerase AlgG, with protein sequence MNSPKRGSLTLLAGAMLLASSAAFATAEPSAPVQKGQPATIAKGLQQAKTYTVSSAPTEPLELAAPKLPDTSGYTAEAIAAKVVRTKAGKISVRRMMQENALKDFIGGDNKMAEWVVRQHGIPQAIFIDDGYMNLKDLAKKVPKQYFSETSPGVFLAKLPIVVGEKGILEIDKQTQELRLSQESGSFLVNDGQLFVRDTKITGWSEKANGPAAFKSPKEFRPFLLSWGGTETYIANSKIASFGYANSKSYGVSISQYTPNMAKVLKRPEPTGWIVGSEFSDMWYGFYCYETQDFVVKGNTYKDNIVYGIDPHDRSHGLIIADNTVYGTKKKHGIIISREVNNSFIFNNRSYDNKLSGLVIDRNSVNNLIAYNEIYKNHTDGITLYESGDNLIYGNKVISNRRHGIRIRNSVNIRLYENLAMANGLTGVYGHIKDLSDTDRDIKLDPFDAQVSLIIVGGELAGNGSGPLSIDSPLSVELYRVSMLAPTKSSGISFNGILGERQDEILDLLVRQQKAVLIDPVERQTEMQD
- a CDS encoding alginate O-acetyltransferase gives rise to the protein MHPHLIKLLSLSALTAGILAASAGVRADEVKAPSFSAEPCCNLCPEAHDAKNYTTRYQQNFTTLVQAQGDWLFRTQEDLRTEFDTTPAGYKRMKELHDAFKSKGVELVVVYQPTRGLVNRNKLNPEDKAKFDFDKALKNYKTMLGRFAAMGYVVPDLSPLTNESLPDTLPAHDFYFRGDQHWTPYGAQRTAKIVGEKIKQLPEFADIPKREFESHKSGRMGKTGTLHNMAGQLCGTSYAIQYMDQFTTEPKGEAADGDLFSDSGNPEITLVGTSHSGKNYNFAGFLEEAIGADILNVAFPGGGLEGSMLQYLGSEEFQTKPPKILIWEFSPLYRLDQETTYRQMMALLDNGCEGKDAQMTGSTTLKPGKNELMVNSKNLNLQNGSHQVDIQFADASVKVLQATLWYMNGRHEDIKIEKPETSDTDGRFAFELRTDEDWATQNLLAVEIQGPEAGATPQKVEAKICKRNVFPGAGQRTASAGQ
- a CDS encoding mannuronate-specific alginate lyase, whose protein sequence is MQTRTLKRLLAPSLLTLAMFAGATQAAAPLRPPQGYFAPIEKVKTGDKSEGCDAVPTPYTGSLQFRSKYEGSDKARSTLNEASEKAFRDTTADITKIERGTSKRVMQFMRDGRPEQLECTLNWLTAWAKADALMSKDFNHTGKSMRKWALGSMASSYLRLKFSDSHPLANHQQESQLIEAWFSKMADQVVSDWDNLPLEKTNNHSYWSAWSVMATSIATNRRDLFDWSVKEFKVAANQIDAQGFLPNELKRQQRALAYHNYALPPLAMIASFAQVNGVDLRQENNGALKRLGDRVLSGVEDPDEFEKKNGKEQDMTDLKVDSKFAWLEPFCTLYTCSPDVLEKKHEMQPFKTFRLGGDLTKVYDPANEKGKKGS